The Populus alba chromosome 6, ASM523922v2, whole genome shotgun sequence genome contains a region encoding:
- the LOC118043799 gene encoding uncharacterized protein isoform X1 → MEREEKELEDEIKLAGNALLSSPSSVSQLLLLLEKLEDCLKRVNQSPSKSMQRAVEVAMKALMAKELLNHSDVDVKVCVASCFNHILIITALTFSYDDEQMKEILQLIVASFENISDTSSPSYHKRVLILEKFANVRSCVLMVDLQCYSLIMEMFKHFLTNIREHHPDIVYSSMGLIMIIILDEIKEIPLEIVNLLLDCIRNRNQDVLPIAQKLGERIFENCGSKLAPYVPQANYCGQTHIRGKLQDSGSHTELVVKDNSDRGEGCGYQVFEKEGNREESRKIIEKDFKEKTIKEEGEIFLREFMKQKRSRKGVKMKQKPVVKEKNDGEEGSQKQPFGEENSKEDRKEKINREEGCKEQGFQEDHSEEGKKAKKKVFKEKKSQKEGVHFLRERVRSRERGKRTLKFEGKQAMDTRCSQRKMHEFLSNLKGKKRSIIENSIFSAFLDIPRCPINRNLVAALIECYDSEKDAFIVAGQPLKFCGKEIEKCIGLSFEGKRVDMNILGEHIDPQIVWKYFKIVNGNARIKEKSTDASNEKDDGEIKSSFVISESLLLQKLNLMSVGGKGEAEDFLRLSILYMFNIYFFPPATRYIYWWPLKFLENLHDFGSYAWGRAAYDYLNISLEKAASKLAGQNKFYVSLNACVPLLQTLATERISKLRVLAPPTNLNPSVLNYTENDSRSFNAIQKVLAKLQPYEIKKCKDCEGVKNSTRLQGGADVKSTKRQKTQNEKEDGLVITI, encoded by the exons AtggaaagagaggaaaaagagcTGGAAGATGAAATCAAGTTGGCTGGGAATGCACTTCTTTCATCTCCATCTTCCGTTTCACAACTCCTTCTTTTGCttgag aAACTTGAGGATTGTTTAAAGAGAGTGAATCAGTCTCCTTCCAAATCAATGCAAAGGGCTGTAGAGGTTGCAATGAAGGCACTTATGGCCAAAGAACTTTTGAATCATTCGGATGTGGATGTGAAAGTTTGTGTTGCATCATGCTTCaatcatattttaataataacagcACTAACTTTTTCATATGATGATGAACAAATGAAG GAAATTTTACAGCTGATTGTAGcttcatttgaaaatatatctgACACCTCAAGCCCTTCATACCATAAAAGGGTTTTGATTCTAGAAAAGTTTGCAAATGTCAGATCATGCGTTTTGATGGTGGATCTTCAATGTTATTCCTTGATCATGGAGATGTTTAAACattttttgacaaatataag GGAACACCATCCTGACATTGTATATTCATCTATGGGGCTAATTATGATTATAATCTTGGACGAAATTAAAGAGATCCCATTGGAGATTGTCAACCTCCTTTTGGACTGTATAAGAAACAGAAACCAG GATGTTTTGCCTATTGCACAAAAGCTTGGAGAGAGAATATTTGAAAATTGTGGATCAAAGCTTGCTCCCTACGTGCCTCAGGCAAATTATTGTGGCCAGACACATATTAGGGGCAAGCTGCAGGATTCAGGAAGTCATACTGAG CTAGTTGTGAAGGATAACAGTGATAGAGGAGAAGGCTGTGGATATCAGGTTTTTGAAAAGGAGGGGAATAGAGAGGAAAGCAGAAAGATCATAGAAAAGGATTTCAAAGAGAAGACAATTAAAGAGGAAGGTGAGATTTTTCTAAGGGAGTTTATGAAACAGAAGAGAAGTAGAAAAGGGGTCAAAATGAAGCAGAAG CCAGTTGTGAAGGAGAAGAATGATGGAGAAGAAGGCAGCCAAAAGCAGCCTTTTGGAGAGGAGAATAGCAAGGAAGACAGAAAGGAGAAAATCAATAGAGAAGAAGGCTGTAAAGAGCAGGGTTTTCAAGAGGACCATAGTGAGGAAGGCAAGAAGGCCAAAAAGAAAGTTttcaaagagaagaaaagtcAAAAGGAAGGTGTACATTTCCTAAGGGAGCGTGTGAGAAGTAGAGAAAGG GGTAAACGAACACTTAAATTTGAGGGAAAACAAGCCATGGACACTAGGTGCAGTCAGCGGAAAATGCATGAGTTTCTTTCAAACTTAAAGGGGAAGAAGAGAAGCATAATTGAAAATTCAATCTTCTCTGCCTTCCTTGATATTCCTAGATGCCCCATTAATCGCAATCTGGTAGCAGCTCTTATTGAATGCTATGATTCTGAAAAGGATGCATTTATTGTAGCAGGCCAGCCACTCAAGTTCTGTGGCAAAGAAATTGAGAAATGCATTGGACTCAGCTTTGAAGGGAAAAGGGTGGACATGAATATTTTGGGAGAGCATATTGATCCTCAAATAGTATGGAAGTACTTTAAAATAGTGAATGGAAAtgcaagaatcaaagagaagTCAACAGATGCCAGTAACGAAAAGGATGATGGAGAAATCAAAAGCTCCTTTGTGATATCTGAAAGTTTGCTTCTGCAAAAACTAAACCTGATGAGTGTCGGTGGAAAAGGGGAAGCTGAGGACTTCCTTCGTCTATCCATTTTATACATgttcaatatatatttctttccaCCCGCAACCAGATATATATATTGGTGGCCGCTCAAATTCCTGGAAAATCTACATGATTTTGGCTCATATGCTTGGGGACGGGCTGCATATGACTATTTAAATATATCTCTAGAAAAAGCAGCAAGCAAGTTGGCAGGTCAGAACAAATTCTACGTGTCCTTGAATGCATGTGTTCCATTGTTGCAG ACACTGGCAACGGAACGGATCAGCAAGTTGCGAGTCCTAGCTCCTCCAACAAACCTAAATCCCTCTGTGCTCAATTATACTGAGAATGATAGTAGGTCATTCAATGCAATCCAAAAGGTGTTGGCCAAGCTGCAACCTTATGAG ATCAAGAAATGCAAGGATTGTGAAGGTGTCAAGAACAGTACTCGCTTGCAAGGAGGAGCCGATGTGAAGAGCACAAAAAGGCAGAAAACTCAAAATGAAAAGGAGGATGGGTTGGTAATTACGATATAG
- the LOC118043799 gene encoding uncharacterized protein isoform X2, protein MEREEKELEDEIKLAGNALLSSPSSVSQLLLLLEEILQLIVASFENISDTSSPSYHKRVLILEKFANVRSCVLMVDLQCYSLIMEMFKHFLTNIREHHPDIVYSSMGLIMIIILDEIKEIPLEIVNLLLDCIRNRNQDVLPIAQKLGERIFENCGSKLAPYVPQANYCGQTHIRGKLQDSGSHTELVVKDNSDRGEGCGYQVFEKEGNREESRKIIEKDFKEKTIKEEGEIFLREFMKQKRSRKGVKMKQKPVVKEKNDGEEGSQKQPFGEENSKEDRKEKINREEGCKEQGFQEDHSEEGKKAKKKVFKEKKSQKEGVHFLRERVRSRERGKRTLKFEGKQAMDTRCSQRKMHEFLSNLKGKKRSIIENSIFSAFLDIPRCPINRNLVAALIECYDSEKDAFIVAGQPLKFCGKEIEKCIGLSFEGKRVDMNILGEHIDPQIVWKYFKIVNGNARIKEKSTDASNEKDDGEIKSSFVISESLLLQKLNLMSVGGKGEAEDFLRLSILYMFNIYFFPPATRYIYWWPLKFLENLHDFGSYAWGRAAYDYLNISLEKAASKLAGQNKFYVSLNACVPLLQTLATERISKLRVLAPPTNLNPSVLNYTENDSRSFNAIQKVLAKLQPYEIKKCKDCEGVKNSTRLQGGADVKSTKRQKTQNEKEDGLVITI, encoded by the exons AtggaaagagaggaaaaagagcTGGAAGATGAAATCAAGTTGGCTGGGAATGCACTTCTTTCATCTCCATCTTCCGTTTCACAACTCCTTCTTTTGCttgag GAAATTTTACAGCTGATTGTAGcttcatttgaaaatatatctgACACCTCAAGCCCTTCATACCATAAAAGGGTTTTGATTCTAGAAAAGTTTGCAAATGTCAGATCATGCGTTTTGATGGTGGATCTTCAATGTTATTCCTTGATCATGGAGATGTTTAAACattttttgacaaatataag GGAACACCATCCTGACATTGTATATTCATCTATGGGGCTAATTATGATTATAATCTTGGACGAAATTAAAGAGATCCCATTGGAGATTGTCAACCTCCTTTTGGACTGTATAAGAAACAGAAACCAG GATGTTTTGCCTATTGCACAAAAGCTTGGAGAGAGAATATTTGAAAATTGTGGATCAAAGCTTGCTCCCTACGTGCCTCAGGCAAATTATTGTGGCCAGACACATATTAGGGGCAAGCTGCAGGATTCAGGAAGTCATACTGAG CTAGTTGTGAAGGATAACAGTGATAGAGGAGAAGGCTGTGGATATCAGGTTTTTGAAAAGGAGGGGAATAGAGAGGAAAGCAGAAAGATCATAGAAAAGGATTTCAAAGAGAAGACAATTAAAGAGGAAGGTGAGATTTTTCTAAGGGAGTTTATGAAACAGAAGAGAAGTAGAAAAGGGGTCAAAATGAAGCAGAAG CCAGTTGTGAAGGAGAAGAATGATGGAGAAGAAGGCAGCCAAAAGCAGCCTTTTGGAGAGGAGAATAGCAAGGAAGACAGAAAGGAGAAAATCAATAGAGAAGAAGGCTGTAAAGAGCAGGGTTTTCAAGAGGACCATAGTGAGGAAGGCAAGAAGGCCAAAAAGAAAGTTttcaaagagaagaaaagtcAAAAGGAAGGTGTACATTTCCTAAGGGAGCGTGTGAGAAGTAGAGAAAGG GGTAAACGAACACTTAAATTTGAGGGAAAACAAGCCATGGACACTAGGTGCAGTCAGCGGAAAATGCATGAGTTTCTTTCAAACTTAAAGGGGAAGAAGAGAAGCATAATTGAAAATTCAATCTTCTCTGCCTTCCTTGATATTCCTAGATGCCCCATTAATCGCAATCTGGTAGCAGCTCTTATTGAATGCTATGATTCTGAAAAGGATGCATTTATTGTAGCAGGCCAGCCACTCAAGTTCTGTGGCAAAGAAATTGAGAAATGCATTGGACTCAGCTTTGAAGGGAAAAGGGTGGACATGAATATTTTGGGAGAGCATATTGATCCTCAAATAGTATGGAAGTACTTTAAAATAGTGAATGGAAAtgcaagaatcaaagagaagTCAACAGATGCCAGTAACGAAAAGGATGATGGAGAAATCAAAAGCTCCTTTGTGATATCTGAAAGTTTGCTTCTGCAAAAACTAAACCTGATGAGTGTCGGTGGAAAAGGGGAAGCTGAGGACTTCCTTCGTCTATCCATTTTATACATgttcaatatatatttctttccaCCCGCAACCAGATATATATATTGGTGGCCGCTCAAATTCCTGGAAAATCTACATGATTTTGGCTCATATGCTTGGGGACGGGCTGCATATGACTATTTAAATATATCTCTAGAAAAAGCAGCAAGCAAGTTGGCAGGTCAGAACAAATTCTACGTGTCCTTGAATGCATGTGTTCCATTGTTGCAG ACACTGGCAACGGAACGGATCAGCAAGTTGCGAGTCCTAGCTCCTCCAACAAACCTAAATCCCTCTGTGCTCAATTATACTGAGAATGATAGTAGGTCATTCAATGCAATCCAAAAGGTGTTGGCCAAGCTGCAACCTTATGAG ATCAAGAAATGCAAGGATTGTGAAGGTGTCAAGAACAGTACTCGCTTGCAAGGAGGAGCCGATGTGAAGAGCACAAAAAGGCAGAAAACTCAAAATGAAAAGGAGGATGGGTTGGTAATTACGATATAG
- the LOC118043798 gene encoding NADP-dependent glyceraldehyde-3-phosphate dehydrogenase isoform X1, which translates to MAGTGMFSEILDGDAYKYYSDGEWKKSSSGKTVAIVNPTTRKTQYKVQACTQEEVNKVMESAKSAQKAWAKTPLWKRAELLHKAAAILKEHKAPIAECLIKEIAKPAKDSVTEVVRSGDLISYTAEEGVRILGEGKFLVSDSFPGNDRTKYCLTSKIPLGVVLAIPPFNYPVNLAVSKIGPALIAGNSLVLKPPTQGAVSCLHMVHCFHLAGFPKGLISCVTGKGSEIGDFLTMHPGVNCISFTGGDTGIAISKKAGMIPLQMELGGKDACIVLEDADLDLVAANIIKGGFSYSGQRCTAIKVVLVMESVADALVEKVKARVAKLRVGPPENDCDITPVVTESSANFIEGLVMDAKEKGATFCQQYKREGNLIWPLLLDNVRPDMRIAWEEPFGPILPVVRISSVEEGIHHCNASNFGLQGCVFTKDINRAMLISDAMETGTVQINSAPARGPDHFPFQGLKDSGIGSQGITNSINMMTKVKTTVINLPSPSYTMG; encoded by the exons ATGGCTGGGACTGGAATGTTTTCTGAAATTTTGGATGGTGATGCGTACAAGTACTACTCTGATGGAGAATGGAAGAAGTCTTCTTCTGGCAAAACTGTTGCTATTGTCAACCCAACTACAAGAAAGACTCAGTACAAGGTTCAAG CTTGTACACAGGAAGAGGTTAACAAAGTGATGGAATCAGCCAAAAGCGCACAAAAAGCATGGGCTAAAACTCCACTATGGAAGAGAGCAGAGCTTCTTCACAAGGCAGCTGCTATCCTGAAAGAGCACAAAGCCCCAATTGCTGAGTGCTTGATAAAAGAAATTGCAAAACCAGCTAAAGATTCAGTAACTGAG GTTGTGAGGTCAGGAGATCTTATTTCCTACACTGCTGAAGAAGGGGTTAGAATTCTAGGAGAGGGAAAATTCTTGGTCTCCGACAGCTTTCCTGGGAATGACAGAACCAAGTACTGCCTGACGTCTAAG ATTCCACTCGGAGTGGTTCTAGCCATTCCACCCTTTAACTATCCTGTCAACTTAGCTGTCTCAAAGATTGGTCCTGCATTGATTGCTGGAAACTCCCTCGTGCTCAAGCCTCCAACTCAG GGTGCTGTCTCTTGCCTGCATATGGTACACTGTTTTCACTTGGCTGGTTTTCCCAAAGGCCTAATCAGCTGTGTCACCGGGAAAGGGTCTGAGATTGGTGACTTTCTTACTATGCATCCTGGTGTGAACTGTATAAG CTTCACTGGTGGAGACACGGGCATTGCAATTTCAAAGAAGGCAGGCATGATCCCTCTTCAGATGGAATTGGGAGGAAAAGATGCCTGCATAGTGCTTGAAGATGCTGACCTAGATTTGGTAGCAGCAAACATAATAAAAGGAGGCTTTTCTTACAG TGGTCAAAGATGCACTGCAATTAAGGTTGTCTTGGTGATGGAATCCGTTGCTGATGCTCTGGTTGAAAAGGTGAAAGCAAGAGTTGCAAAATTAAGAGTTGGGCCACCAGAGAATGACTGTGATATCACCCCTGTAGTCACAGAGTCATCGGCCAATTTCATCGAAGGACTGGTAATGGACGCCAAAGAAAAAGGAGCAACTTTCTGCCAGCAGTACAAGAGAGAGGGTAACCTCATCTGGCCCTTGTTGTTAGATAATGTGAGGCCTGATATGAGGATTGCATGGGAAGAACCATTTGGACCAATTTTGCCAGTAGTAAGGATCAGTTCTGTGGAAGAAGGAATTCACCATTGCAATGCTAGCAATTTCGGACTCCAG GGTTGCGTATTTACAAAGGACATCAACAGAGCCATGTTGATCAGCGATGCAATGGAAACTGGGACGGTTCAGATCAACTCGGCACCAGCTCGTGGACCAGATCATTTCCCTTTCCAG GGTTTGAAGGATAGTGGTATTGGATCCCAAGGCATCACCAACAGCATTAACATGATGACCAAAGTCAAGACCACAGTTATCAACTTACCAAGCCCTTCTTACACCATGGGTTAG
- the LOC118043798 gene encoding NADP-dependent glyceraldehyde-3-phosphate dehydrogenase isoform X2, with the protein MVMRTSTTLMENGRSLLLAKLLLLSTQLQERLSTRFKEEVNKVMESAKSAQKAWAKTPLWKRAELLHKAAAILKEHKAPIAECLIKEIAKPAKDSVTEVVRSGDLISYTAEEGVRILGEGKFLVSDSFPGNDRTKYCLTSKIPLGVVLAIPPFNYPVNLAVSKIGPALIAGNSLVLKPPTQGAVSCLHMVHCFHLAGFPKGLISCVTGKGSEIGDFLTMHPGVNCISFTGGDTGIAISKKAGMIPLQMELGGKDACIVLEDADLDLVAANIIKGGFSYSGQRCTAIKVVLVMESVADALVEKVKARVAKLRVGPPENDCDITPVVTESSANFIEGLVMDAKEKGATFCQQYKREGNLIWPLLLDNVRPDMRIAWEEPFGPILPVVRISSVEEGIHHCNASNFGLQGCVFTKDINRAMLISDAMETGTVQINSAPARGPDHFPFQGLKDSGIGSQGITNSINMMTKVKTTVINLPSPSYTMG; encoded by the exons ATGGTGATGCGTACAAGTACTACTCTGATGGAGAATGGAAGAAGTCTTCTTCTGGCAAAACTGTTGCTATTGTCAACCCAACTACAAGAAAGACTCAGTACAAGGTTCAAG GAAGAGGTTAACAAAGTGATGGAATCAGCCAAAAGCGCACAAAAAGCATGGGCTAAAACTCCACTATGGAAGAGAGCAGAGCTTCTTCACAAGGCAGCTGCTATCCTGAAAGAGCACAAAGCCCCAATTGCTGAGTGCTTGATAAAAGAAATTGCAAAACCAGCTAAAGATTCAGTAACTGAG GTTGTGAGGTCAGGAGATCTTATTTCCTACACTGCTGAAGAAGGGGTTAGAATTCTAGGAGAGGGAAAATTCTTGGTCTCCGACAGCTTTCCTGGGAATGACAGAACCAAGTACTGCCTGACGTCTAAG ATTCCACTCGGAGTGGTTCTAGCCATTCCACCCTTTAACTATCCTGTCAACTTAGCTGTCTCAAAGATTGGTCCTGCATTGATTGCTGGAAACTCCCTCGTGCTCAAGCCTCCAACTCAG GGTGCTGTCTCTTGCCTGCATATGGTACACTGTTTTCACTTGGCTGGTTTTCCCAAAGGCCTAATCAGCTGTGTCACCGGGAAAGGGTCTGAGATTGGTGACTTTCTTACTATGCATCCTGGTGTGAACTGTATAAG CTTCACTGGTGGAGACACGGGCATTGCAATTTCAAAGAAGGCAGGCATGATCCCTCTTCAGATGGAATTGGGAGGAAAAGATGCCTGCATAGTGCTTGAAGATGCTGACCTAGATTTGGTAGCAGCAAACATAATAAAAGGAGGCTTTTCTTACAG TGGTCAAAGATGCACTGCAATTAAGGTTGTCTTGGTGATGGAATCCGTTGCTGATGCTCTGGTTGAAAAGGTGAAAGCAAGAGTTGCAAAATTAAGAGTTGGGCCACCAGAGAATGACTGTGATATCACCCCTGTAGTCACAGAGTCATCGGCCAATTTCATCGAAGGACTGGTAATGGACGCCAAAGAAAAAGGAGCAACTTTCTGCCAGCAGTACAAGAGAGAGGGTAACCTCATCTGGCCCTTGTTGTTAGATAATGTGAGGCCTGATATGAGGATTGCATGGGAAGAACCATTTGGACCAATTTTGCCAGTAGTAAGGATCAGTTCTGTGGAAGAAGGAATTCACCATTGCAATGCTAGCAATTTCGGACTCCAG GGTTGCGTATTTACAAAGGACATCAACAGAGCCATGTTGATCAGCGATGCAATGGAAACTGGGACGGTTCAGATCAACTCGGCACCAGCTCGTGGACCAGATCATTTCCCTTTCCAG GGTTTGAAGGATAGTGGTATTGGATCCCAAGGCATCACCAACAGCATTAACATGATGACCAAAGTCAAGACCACAGTTATCAACTTACCAAGCCCTTCTTACACCATGGGTTAG